GCGGTCTGCACGACAGCTTGGTCAACCACCTGGGCAATATCAACCCCCAAATGCTGGTTGTGCTTCATGAGGAGCATGCCGTTGCTATCGCCCACGGCTATGCAAAGGTAACAGGAAAGCCCCTGGCTGCCATTGTCCACAGTAATGTCGGACTGATGCACGCTTCTATGGCGATCTTTAATGCCTGGGTAGACCGCGTGCCGGTGATGGTTCTCGGCGCAACGGGCCCAGTCGATGCCGCAAAACGCCGCCCTTGGATCGACTGGATGCATACCGCGCAGGACCAAGGTGCGTTGGTACGCGACTTCACCAAATGGGATGCGCAGCCCGCTTCCGTTGTTGCCTCTTATGAAGCGCTGCTCCGAGCCAAACAGATTGCACTGACTGCACCGTCCGGTCCAACCTACGTCTGTTTTGATGTTTCCTTACAAGAGACGAGAATCGACGCGATCCCGCCATTACCCAACGTCTCGCGATACGAGGTTGCCTCACCCGCTGTACCGGGCAAGGAAGATCTGGAGAAAGCCGCAGAACTACTTTCCTCGGCAACTCGGCCCGTCATTCTCATGGGACGCGTATCTCGCTCGAGCGAAAGCTGGCGCCATCGCATCCAACTGGCCGAGAAGCTAAATGCGGAGGTCCTCACTGACCTGCGCGCTGGTGCGTCCTTTCCTACGGACCATGAACTTCACGCCGCCGTGCCAGGTGTCTTTCTCTCACCCGAGGCGGCAGCTACGCTGCGCGCCGCGGACGTCGTCCTTAGTCTTGATTGGTACGACTTGAATGGAACACTCCAACAGGCATGGCGCGGTGAGTCTGTGAGCGCCAAAGTGATCCAGGTCTCACTCGACCACTACAGCCATCGCGGCTGGAGCATGGACCATCAAGGCCTCCCGCCGGTCGACGTATTTATGCCAGTTGAACCGGACGTCGCCGTTCCTCTCCTATCCGCCGCATGCAATCGCCGCTCGGTCGCCACTCGCCCCTCGAAGACGGTAGCCGCCAAGCTGCCGGCGCTGCAGGACGGCACAATCAGTATTGCGATGGTCGCGGATGCCCTGCGCCGCGCAGCAGGCGAGCAGCCCGTGACGCTGATTCGCGTGCCACTGGGATGGAGTGGAGAGATGGGCCACTTTCGCGATCCTCTGGACTACCTAGGCATGGACGGCGGTGCAGGTATTGGCTCAGGACCGGGTATGGCCGTAGGTGCTGCACTGGCACTTCGCGATACCGATCGTCTCCCCGTACTGATGACAGGTGATGGCGATTACTTGATGGGCCTGACGGCACTATGGACAGCGGCCAATGCCGGCATTCCGCTGCTCACTGTTGTATGCAACAACTGTTCTTTTTTCAACGACGAACTGCATCAGGAGCGTGTGGCACGCGACCGTGACCGACCAGTGCAAAATCGCTGGATCGGGCAGCGAATCGGAGACCCGGATCCGGATCTAGCTGCACTCGCGCGCGGACTGGGGCTACAAGGCTTTGGGCCGACTACCAACCCGGCCATGCTTGACGAGATACTAGCTCGCGCCGTAGCAGCGGTTCGGGCTGGCTCAACCGTTGTCGTCGACGTACGGGTCACTCCAGGCTACAGCGCTGCAATGACCTCCGGCATGACCCGTTCGCATGAAGATCATGAAGGAAGCCAAGCATGACGAAGATACCAATCTCCCTGCAGGAAAGCGGCGACCTGACCCCGTACATCCAGAGCACTTTACCGCGTTCAAGCGGTCATTTCTGGGCGGGACGTTGGCATGAAGGTGGGAGCGACACAATTGCGACCTTCAACCCATCGACCGGTGACCTTCTGGCCGATATCCCCTGCGCATCCCAGGCAGAAGTGAACGCGGCGGTCGCCTCAGCCAAGTCCGCGTTCCCGACATGGGCCGAAACGCCTCCGTTGCAGCGTGGCGCGCTATTACGCGAGGCCGCACGCCGCGTACGACTGCATTCACGGGAGCTAGCGCTGCTAGACGCCGCCAACTGTGGTAATCCCGTGCACGCCATGCAGATGGATGCGGAGATCGCTGCCACCCAACTGGACTATTTCTCGGGACTAGTGCTTGAGATCAAGGGCGAAACCATTCCGACCGCGAATGGCTCGCTGAACTACACGCTCAGGGAGCCCCTCGGCCCTGTGGCACGCATCTTCCCCTTCAACCATCCGTTCATGTTCGCTGCCGGGAAGATCGCGGCACCTCTCGCAGCAGGCAACACCGTCATTCTCAAACCGCCAGAGCAAGCCCCTCTCTCGACCATTCGATTGCTGGAAATTCTCGAGGACCTGTTTCCTCCCGGGGTACTGAACTGCGTCACCGGCGGGCGCGAAACGGGCGCCGCGCTCTCTGCACATACAGATGTTGCCGCTGTCGCATTAATTGGAAGTGTTGGCGCGGGCAAGGCTGTACTGAGGTCTGCTGCGGACACGATGAAGCACACCTTGCTTGAGCTCGGCGGCAAGAACGCAATGGTCATCTATCCCGACGCCGAACTGGACCGCGCCGTGGAAGGTGCCGTGCGAGGTATGAACTTCACATGGTGTGGGCAGTCCTGTGGCTCTACCAGTCGCCTATACGTACACCGATCTATCCACGACACATTTATGCAGCGTGTAGTGGCGGAACTCGCGAAGAAGCACCGGCCCGGTATCGCCACGCATTCGGACACGACCATGGGAGCGATGGCGAGCCGCGCTCAGTACGAGCGTGCCCTGCACTACATTCGTGCAGGCATCGAGGACGGAGCCACGCTCTTGACGGGCGGCTGCCCGGCACGCGAAGCGCATCTGCAAGCCGGTCTGTTTATCGAACCGACCATCTTCACAGGCGTACTCCCCGATATGCGGATCGCGCGCGAGGAAATCTTCGGTCCTGTGCTCTCGGTCTTCTCTTGGGAAGACGAGAACCAAATGTTCGCCGATGTCAATGCCGTCGAACTAGGCCTTACGGCCTCGGTGTGGACCACGAGCCTCAACACCGGCTTGCGCGCCGCCAAACGTATTCAGGCCGGATATGTATGGGTCAACGAATGCTCAGCACATATTCCTGGCGCGCCGTTCGGCGGCTACAAGCAGTCCGGCGTCGGTAGGGAGGAATCCAAGGAGGAACTACTGGAGTTCACGCAGGTCAAGAACGTCAACGTGAGGCTCGACTAGGGCGTGTTGAGATTTAACGTGAATTGATCACAGCCGATACCAACGTGATGACAGCAGCGAAGCTGCTGTCTGTCTTGTCGCAGCGCATTGCAATACGTTTGAACTCCTTGAGCTTGCAAAAGAAGTTCTCGATCAGGTGCCGCCACTTGTAGACCTCTATATCAATCTGCAAGGGCTCTCGCCGATTGGACTTATGTGCAATCACCACTTGGAAGCCCTGTGCCAGCAAGCGTTGCTCCAGCCAGTCTGCGTCAAATGCTTTATCGGCCAGCAATGCCAGCAGATCTATGCCTTCAAGCAGTTGCTCTACACCTTGAAGATCATGTCGTTGGCCTGGCCGCAAAACAAATCGGATCAAGTTCCCAAGGGTATCTGTCAGCGCCAAGATCTTGGTGGTCAAACCACCTCGACTGCGACCTATGGCCTAGCCCGCAGACCCTCTTTTGCACCCTTACCATGCCGGTGCACTCGCACCATCGTTGCATCCAACATCACGTATTCCATGTGCGGTTGATCGCTGACTGCATCAAACAGCTTTTGAAAAACATCAGCTTTGACCCAGTCGCGAAACCGCTTCAAGACGGTGCTCCACTTACCAAACTCGGGTGGCAAATCTCGCCAAGGGCTACCTGTTCGTGTAATCCAAAGCACTGCTTCCAAGAAGAGTCGATTGTTGGAGCCACTGCGTCCTCGGTCTCCAACCTTCCCCAAACACAATGGACTCATACGAGTCCATTGTCCATCTCTCAAAACATATCGCATCACCGCGATGATTGTCACGTAGCCGCGGAGATAAAGGATCAAATCTCAACAAATCCTGGTACTCTGACAATCGGAGGTTCTTCCATACTGGCATTAGTATGGGCGCTATATTAGCTGCAGTCGCCTGTAACAGCGCTTTCCAAGCCAGTGCAAGCCCCAAGGCGCTGTGTGAGTATGCATCAGCTTCGTGACCGAACCTTCAGCCTACTATGAGATATTGAGGCCAGTTGCGAAGACCGGCAAGCCACCCATAGTACTGATCCACGGCGGAGCGCGTACCGGTTCCAGCTACATGGCGACAGCCAGCGGTCGCCCAAGATGAATACCTTTTTTCTCAGTCTAGGACAACCAGATGGGGCGGCCTGACTGTGCTGGCACCGGTCGCAACAGCGCCCCGCACTACATCCTGTCGGCGAGACGGCTGTGCAAGGCCTTAGAAAAATGCTAGACCCAGCAAGAAGCTCGTTGACTGCAGCATGCGCTTCGCACTCGACTACATGTATAGCTAACTAGCCAGCCTTACTACCTGGTTGTTGCTCAAGCGGGTGATTTTTGAAAACAGCGCACTCCACATGACTGACCCATCGGGTTACCCGGGTAAGCAAGGATCTATGCCAGTATCCTATCCACACGAGCACCTGGGTTGTTAATTTCCACGCAAAACTGGCCCCCAGGAGGTTCGGATAAGAGTTTGGACTGGTGTTATGCGGCTAGGCCTAGTTTGTGCCAGTATTTCACAGGACTTGTCGTTCAGTCCCACAGAGAGATGGTGCGGATGAAGTCTAAAGCGGCTTGGGTCTTTTCCCATGCCTCGCACATCGGCCGGAATGGTGTCTTCCACCTGAGCGCCTTCAAGTGCTTGCCGAAGTTGTAGCTTTGAACGAAGGTCTGGACATGCTCCCGTAGTTGCTCCAGTCCCTCGTACTCGTACGCCTTGATCGTGGATTCCCTGAAGGTCCGGTTCATGCGTTCGACCATGCCGTTCGTCCACGGGTGATACGGCTTGGTATGCGTTTTCGCGACGCCATTGAACTTGCAGATGCGCTCGAAGATGTGACCGATGCATGTGTCGGTGACACCGCCTCTGAAGCATTCTTGTCCCGTAAAGGACATGCCGTTTTCCGTCAGAAGGGAATGCATGCGGTACAGGAAGGCCCCAAGCACCTGTCGAAGGAACTTTGCTGCATTGGCTTTCGTGGCCCTGTCAAAGAACGCGGAATGCGTGAATTTGTGACGCGGTCTATGACGACGAACGTGTGCTGTTTGGTGCGGGAGACCTTCATTTCGGCGCTGTCGATGGGCACGAAGCCCAGCGTCGCTTCTTCAAACTTTCCGTGCCTTTGTGACACCTGCGTTATGGGCTGTCAACTGATTCCGTGACGCTGCAGGCATCGATGCAAGGCGCTACGGCTGAGCTTGGATGCTGTCCCATGAGATCGTCCAGCGACAGATGCCCTTGCTTGCGCAATGCAATTGCCAAGTGTTCTTACTCTTGGGAAAGATGCTGGCTTGCTCTGTCCCGAGGCCCCATGGGCTCATCGAGAACCGAGGTGCGTGCACGCCACTTGGCCACGGTCTTGGGGTTGATGCCGTAGAGCTTGGCCAAGAACCGATGGGAGCCGGTCGCTAGCTGGAGTTCTGCGCGGATACGCGGCGTCGTGCGGGCGCTACCATGCAGGCGGATTGCCATAGTGCTTTCTCCTGTTCCAGGCTGAAGAATGCACCATGACTTCCTGGGACCGTACATCTAAGCGACAGAAGACGACGCGAGCGAGGCAGCAATACGTGCGTCAGGGCCTTATCACGCTCATGGTTGAGGAACATAACGGGCGCGCGGACGCCACAGGCCAGTCGCGCCGCGCTGCTCCTGTACGTGCGCCGCCCAACCAGCCATGCGCGCCACTAAAAAGAGAACCGCAGCCGACCACACGGGCAGCCGAAGCCCGCGCACCAGACAGACAAGTGCGAACTCATGCCTGGGATGGTCTGCGAGGTTTTCCTGCGCCCAAGCGACGAAATCGAACACCTGTCTCATGTCGAAAGAGTCGTCAGCCAAGTCGGCGGCGATGGCAAGTAAGTGCCTCGCGCGCGGGTCGCCCCCCTTGTAGAGAGGATGCGTGAACCCCGGTATCTGCTGCCCGCTTTGGTGAAGGCGAATGGCCTTTTCACGCAACGCAACCGCCGTCGGTCTTGCCGTCAGAAAGCGGTCAACGATCGCATAGTGCCCGGCGATCTCGGTCCCGGAGCTAGCGCAGATGCCCGCGGAAATACAGTCGAACAGGTTTGCCCCACCCGATGCCGCGGCCCGAACAGCCAGGGTGCCTGGCGGCAGCTCATGGTCTGCAAGGAGCACCAGCAGCGCGTTCACCGCGCGGCTCCGCTCGAGCGTGGCCTCGCATCCGAAGGAGCGAATGAGCGTCGACGCGATCAGTTCCGAACGCTCCGGCAGCGTCAGCGCGTGTACGGGGCTGACACAGCCTAGCGCTTGCGCAATGGCAGAGATCAGCAGATGCGGCTCTTGCACCACGCCACCAACACGACCGCCGCTGCCCGACAGCTTGCGGGTACGTCCCAGCTCAAGGGCCAGCATTGCGATCGCCCCATACACTGTGTGCGGGTCGGTGCCGTGCAAAATCCGCAAGCCAGCTTCCCGAGCGCGAGCCAACTCCCGCGGAGGGATTATCCAAGCGCCAATTCTGGCAACGTCGAGCGGAGCGCCCCATAGCAACTCGCAAACGCGCTCGAATGGAACACCCTGGCGCGCGAGGTCACTAGCCAGATAGCCTCGGTATGCTGGGCCAGCCTCGGTGATTTCTGTTATTCCGCTGCTAATGATGGGCTGCCCATGGTCCATCGCGCCAGCTGCCGCAGCAGCATGGCCTGCACGGGCCGCCGCACGCGCAATGACCCGCTCAACGTCCGCTCGGCTGTATAGGTGCGCTTTGGTCCCGGGCTGAGGCACACTACGAATTGCCCCTCTGCTCACATATGCGTAGAGCGTCTGTGGTCGAACGCCCAGGAGGGCAAGACTAGCCTTCGCATCAAGGAAGTCAGGGTGTCGAGAGGACGTGGAGTCAGAGCCTGTGATCATGGGGTCCCACGCAATCCAGACCTGCAATGGCAAGGGATTCCATAAAGCGTGCCATATCTACATGGCTCATATTTATTAGCCATCTAATAATTTTACACGACAGATGGAATCTACCGCAGAGAGCGAGCTTAGCCAACTGCCGCATGGGACATGGCATTTAGCCTATCTACCAAGATTCTCAAAAGCGTCTTGCTCTATGCGGGTCAGCGCCTAGGCATGAGGGCTAGCGCCTCCACGGGTTAAGGCTTTGGGGAACCTTGGACAGCCGCTCTCCTCGTGTCATCTTGGATACACTCGTCATTCGCAAGATTCTCAATAATCTTCAATAGCGAGCGCCGCACGATCCCGACATGCGCATCCGACAGAGACTTAACCGCCAGTGCGTTAACCTCCTCGGCCATAGGCACAAGCTTTGCCTTGAGGCGCTTGCCTGCAGGCGTAAGGAATACGTACATGCTTTTACGATTGTCGGGCCGGTGCCTTCGCACGACATATCCTAACTCTTCCATGGCTTTCAGTGCAATGGCCGTCGTGGGCGCCATCACTCCTGCCTCAACGCTCAGCTCCGCCTGGGTGAGTCCATCCCTTTCCCAGAGGATCCGCAGAAAAGTCCAATGGCCGAGCTGAACATCGTAGCGCGCGAGACGATTCTGCAGTGACCGAAGAAATGCGCGCGTCGCGTCTTTAACCAAGTGAGCCAAGCGATCGTCAGGAACGCCCTCATGCCAGTGCTGCAGGATTCGGCTCGCCATCTCTGCTGATTCTGTCCTTGCTTTCTTAGCCAATGTTCATCCCTCAATGCATACTAACAGACACTTTGCCTGATTTATTCCCCGCAACACAGGCAACGAGCGACTACGTCTACACGAGCCGACAGGCACAAACAAGGGGGAGAAGAATGAAAAGGTACGAAACCAGGCCAAGCGAGCTTAGCAAATATAGCACTCCGCATTCCTTAGTTCCGAACTCCACCACTGCAGAAACAGAACACGCAGCAATACGGCACCACAGGCAAAATTGAAAGTACACCTGAGCGGCAGTACCGTAAGCCGCCGACTGTAGGATAACCGCCCCAAAATGACATGCAGCAGTCAGCAGGATCAGGCTACTCTGTATCTTAAATCTCTGAGGAGGGCGTTTTACAAGAACGTACAAGGTGCCCGCCAAGCGCAAGCCTTGTGCATTGCACCGGCACACATATGCCCTAGGCTAGCACCGCCTTTGCAGAGTATCCCTCACTAGCGTACGCAGCCAACGATGCGCCGGATCCTGATGGTGGCGCCTGTGCCATATCTGAATTATTTCCACGCTCGGCGACGCGAACGGCAGCGGGATGGCCGTTATACCTTCCTTGCCGTCAAACGCACTGGCCAGATCCATCGGAATAATGGCTGTCAGCTCGGTTTGCGGAATGATGGTCAACAGGCCAAGATAATGGGGAACCGTGGCCACCACATTCCGCTGCACGCCCATTGCAGCCATAGCCTTCTCAATGACCTCCTGGCTACGGCCTTCTGTTCTGACCGCAATGTGCTCCGCGGCTTGGAACGAAGCGATATCCAGCTCGCCGCGCGCGGCGAGCTCCCTGTCGCCCGTGATGCACAGAAATCCGCTATTGCGCAACAACCTCTGCTGAAAAACACCTCCACTAGTGATATCGGGAAAGTACCCAACGGCAAGATCGACACCTCCTGATTCCAGACCTACCTTGAGCTTTTCCACGATAGGGGACACCGTTCTCAGGCGAACACCTGGAGCCTGCTTGCGTACAGCATTGATCAGCAGCGGCAAATAGCAAGTTTCGCCGACATCTGTCATGCAGATCGTGAATATGCGCGAGGAAGTACGCAAGTCCAACGCCACCTTGGAAAAAATATGCTGGCGGGCGAGTTCGAGGGCTTGCCGGATCGGCTCAGCGACCTCCTGCGCCCTTAGCGTAGGCTGCATCTCGTTCTTAACACGCACGAACATTGGATCGTCGAAAGCCTTACGCATCTTCGACAGCGCGTGGCTCATAGAAGGTTGACTCAGGTGCAATTGCTCGCCAGCCTTAGACACACTGCGGGTTTCCATGAGCGCTTCGAAGACAATTAGCAGATTCAAGTCCTCTTGAGAAGGCGTCATTTTGTCCACGCTATGCAATAAGTCTATAGTTTGAAAAGTTGTTGGAGTTCCAGCCTTAGCCAAGCACCTTACATGCACTGCATCCGGAATCATGCATGCGCATAAGGCCACTGCAAAATGAGGCCAGACACAAGGTACTGTCGTCAGACCAAAGGAGACTCTTATAACACTGACGTCTTGCTCGCCTGTGGCCATCGCAGAGGAGAGGCCACATAGGGTGGAGCTTCCGACCACTCTGTCCGCACCTTTCTCTTACGCAAGCACTTCAGCGCGGCAGTTCCACGTCTTTACCCGAGCCGGCCGAGTCGAGCAACGCTAGACATACCTCAAGCGTAGCGCGCGCCCATTCGCCATCATGCAGCGGCTTGATCTCGTTCACCACAGCGTGGTACAACTCATCAATAACCTCGAAACGGGGCACCACCGGCCGCTGCAACGACCGCCGCTCCTTGGCGAGGTCTGCGTACACGCAGACACTGTCCGGTAACGGGCGTATGTCTCCGCGCTCGCACGACACCACTATCGGGCCAAAATGTTGGTGCCAGATAGGCTGCGCATCCATTGCGGCAGCCACATATCCAGGACCTCCATAGGTAGCAGCAGCCTTGAGGTTCGCCTCCTCCTGTGCTGAGCCCACGGTAGCCAGCTTGCGGCGGGCGGCGCCATATGCCTCAGGAGACTTGTCACCGCCCATCTCGCCAATCCAGTCGCACCACTCGTCGGAGTCGAAGTGCCCGTAGCCGTTATAGGAGATGCTGGCGAACGCGCCCCCCTCGAACCACAGCAGCGCCGAATAGGCACCCTGGGTAGGACGCATAGGATCCCAGTCACCCGTGATGGCTCGAACCCTCCTGACCCGAGTGCCAACCAGCAAGCGCACAATGTCGACTTGGTGAGCAGCCTGACTGAACACCACGCCACCGCCCTCTTCAGTGCGCAGTTCCTCGGGACGACGCGGTCGGTAGAGAAAGTCGGTGTAATTCAACGCGTGGACCATACGCACGGGCCCCAGCTCCCCGCTCTGCACGATCTCTCGAGCGCTCAGGTAGGGTGTGTCAAAGCTGTGACAATGACCGACGATCAGGTGTACCCCTGCATCACGGCAGTGCTGGATCATCTCGTCGCAGTCGCCAAGGGACAGCGCCATCGGTTTTTCCACAAGAACATGCTTGCCGTGACGTGCTGCAATGCGTGCCTGCTGCGCATGAAATTGGTGTGGGCTGGCGATATAGATAGCCTCTACATCCGGATTAGATGCCAGGCCTTCAATGTCCGGGTACACCGGAGCACGGAAGTCGCTCGCAAATTGAGCCCGCGCCGATTCGCGCGGATCGCAAGCAGCCACCAGCTTTATCCGCGGGTCCTGCTGGAGTGTCGGCAACATAAGCGTGAAGGCGCGCCCGAGTCCGGCGACACCCAGTCGAAGTTGGTGGCCGGCGTTCACAGGTCGATCACCAATTCGTCTGACTTAGCCCGAGAGACGCAGATCATGATTTGCTTGTCCATCTCCTCGGGCAGCAATACCATGTCTCGATGATCAGCCTCGCCACTAAGTAGATTCGTGCGGCAGGTGCCGCAAGTACCGCTCTCGCAAGACGCCGCTGCATTACAGCCATGCTCACGAAGCACAGACAGAATCGACTTGCCGACTGGTACCTCAAACGCCGCGCCGGAGTTGGCCAATTTTACCATGAAAGGCTTGTCGTCTGGCCGCACTCCTCCGCCTTCGTTAAAGCTCTCGAAATGTACGTTGGTCGGCGACCAGTGCCCAGTCATGTCGCGCACAGCTTCCATCAGCGGGCGGGGGCCACAACAGTATACGTGGGCGGAATTAGGCTTTTCAAGCTCGGGCCACAGGTCGAAGACGCGCTCAGCGTCCCCGTGACTGTGGTGGATCCGCACTCGCCCCTTGAGTTCGGGGGCTCCAAGCTCTTCACGGAAGGCTGTGTTTTCGGGAAAGCGCGTCAGATAGATTAGCTTCCACGGCGCAGGCGGCAACTCACCGAAAGAACGGATCATGGAAAGGATCGGCGTGATGCCAATACCCCCGGCGATAAAAAGGTAGCGCTTGGCGTTATCCACCAGCGGAAATGCGTTGGAAGGAAGCGATGTAGGCAGCGTGTCGCCCTCCTGCAGTTGCTCATGCATTGAAAGTGAACCGCCCTGCCCTTCGGGGTCGCGCTTGACGGCAATAACATAGCGCTTTCGCTCTGTCGGGTCATTGCAGAGCGAATATTTTCGCAGCATGCCGTTAGGGGCTTGCACCTTTACATGCGAGCCGGGAGTGAAGGGGGGTAGATCGCTGCCATCGTCATGCACCAACTCAAAGCTGCGGATATCGAGCGCCAAGTCGATGATGCGAGACACCCTCAACGGCATCTGCGTATCGGAGTGAGTATGCGTAGAAGACATTGTGAAATCTCTCTTATTCGGCCTTGAGTTGGGCCCGCTTAGCCGCGTCTGTCACCTGCGTCTTCTCGGCACGTAGTGCCTGCCTCAATTGCTCCACCGAGCCGCCTACTGGGTCAACACCGGCAGTGCGAAGCTGTTCAATGACTTCGGGCATCTTCACAATCTTGTCAATCTCGGCATTTATGCGGCTAACCACTGCTTCAGGTGTATCCTTCTTTCCTAGAACCGCAACCGTAAAGGCAAAGTCAAAGCCAGGAATCTTTTCGGCCAGCGCTGGCATTTGCGGCACTAGAAGGGACCGCGCTGAGGAATTAGTGGCCAGAAGCCGAGCTTGACCTGATTTGACAAACCCCATGAGCGATGGTGGCGAAGCGAAAACCATGTCAACCTGCCCCCCGATCATCGCAGGCACCGAGTTGGCGCTTCCCTTAAAAGGGACGTGTGTCATCGTGAGGCCTAAGCTAGCATTCATGGCCTCTGCCGTGAGGTGGTGGATGCTGCCTGTGCCTGCTGAGCCATAGTTAAGCTCTCCCGGCTTGGCCTTCGCCAGCGCGATGAGTTCCTCCAGCGTCTTCGCCTTAACCTTCGCATTGACAGCAAGGAACAGCGGAGCCTTGCCGACGAGCGAAATCGGGACAAAATCGCGACCAGCGTCGTAGCTAATCTTCTTTGTTAGCAGCGGCGTAATCGACAGCATTGGTCCATCGGTCACCAGCAGCGTGTAACCATCTGCCGGCGCCTGCAGTATCGCTGATGCCGCCACCGCGCCACCGGCGCCGGGCCGATTATCGACGTAGACCGGCTGCCCCAAAACATCGCCCAAAGGGCGAGAGAGGATACGAGCCACTGTGTCAGGAAGACCACCCGCAGAATAGGGAACTATCAACTTGATAGCGCGGGTCGGGTAGTTTTGAGCGTACGCGTTGGAGCTAAATGCAAAGGGAGCCAGAAAGGCCATCCCAAGCAACTTGATTAGGGTTTTGCGTCTCATGGGGCTTGTCTCCACTTATGTTCTTTTGGATTTAGATGCTGTAGCTCTCATAGGTTGCGGGATGGAACAGCTCACTAACTGGAACCAGTCTGGATGACAGGCCTTGCTCGTAGCGACTACGAACGAAGGTCTCCAGGGTCCTACTTGCCGGCGCCACACCATAGGACCAGAAATCCTCACCCATAGCCACGCGTGCAGCGTGCAGTTGCTCTTCAACGAATGGAAGCGTGACCTTGGTGGCCGAGGTATCGGAAAGAAGCTCCAAAGCCACAGCCTTGGACTGGGTGAAAGCCTTCACAATCGCAGCTGCCAGCCAAGGGTGCTTGGCCGCCAGATCTTTTTTAATTGCCGCCACATGCATGATCGGAAAGACGCCTGTACGACGGTAATAGTCCTTGGCTACCGCCGTCGGATCGTCGAAGAGCCAGCCAATATTTGGGTTGGCCAGCGCTGCCCGACTGGGTGGACGGGGGGCCATAAAAGCGTCGATCTCTCCTGAATCGAGCATTTGCGAAATCGTTGCCCCCTCGGGAGCCTGTTCAATACGGATATCAGCTGGAAGCTGCAGTTTGA
This DNA window, taken from Comamonas testosteroni TK102, encodes the following:
- a CDS encoding citrate/2-methylcitrate synthase; this translates as MITGSDSTSSRHPDFLDAKASLALLGVRPQTLYAYVSRGAIRSVPQPGTKAHLYSRADVERVIARAAARAGHAAAAAGAMDHGQPIISSGITEITEAGPAYRGYLASDLARQGVPFERVCELLWGAPLDVARIGAWIIPPRELARAREAGLRILHGTDPHTVYGAIAMLALELGRTRKLSGSGGRVGGVVQEPHLLISAIAQALGCVSPVHALTLPERSELIASTLIRSFGCEATLERSRAVNALLVLLADHELPPGTLAVRAAASGGANLFDCISAGICASSGTEIAGHYAIVDRFLTARPTAVALREKAIRLHQSGQQIPGFTHPLYKGGDPRARHLLAIAADLADDSFDMRQVFDFVAWAQENLADHPRHEFALVCLVRGLRLPVWSAAVLFLVARMAGWAAHVQEQRGATGLWRPRARYVPQP
- a CDS encoding aldehyde dehydrogenase family protein; the protein is MTKIPISLQESGDLTPYIQSTLPRSSGHFWAGRWHEGGSDTIATFNPSTGDLLADIPCASQAEVNAAVASAKSAFPTWAETPPLQRGALLREAARRVRLHSRELALLDAANCGNPVHAMQMDAEIAATQLDYFSGLVLEIKGETIPTANGSLNYTLREPLGPVARIFPFNHPFMFAAGKIAAPLAAGNTVILKPPEQAPLSTIRLLEILEDLFPPGVLNCVTGGRETGAALSAHTDVAAVALIGSVGAGKAVLRSAADTMKHTLLELGGKNAMVIYPDAELDRAVEGAVRGMNFTWCGQSCGSTSRLYVHRSIHDTFMQRVVAELAKKHRPGIATHSDTTMGAMASRAQYERALHYIRAGIEDGATLLTGGCPAREAHLQAGLFIEPTIFTGVLPDMRIAREEIFGPVLSVFSWEDENQMFADVNAVELGLTASVWTTSLNTGLRAAKRIQAGYVWVNECSAHIPGAPFGGYKQSGVGREESKEELLEFTQVKNVNVRLD
- a CDS encoding MarR family winged helix-turn-helix transcriptional regulator; this encodes MASRILQHWHEGVPDDRLAHLVKDATRAFLRSLQNRLARYDVQLGHWTFLRILWERDGLTQAELSVEAGVMAPTTAIALKAMEELGYVVRRHRPDNRKSMYVFLTPAGKRLKAKLVPMAEEVNALAVKSLSDAHVGIVRRSLLKIIENLANDECIQDDTRRAAVQGSPKP
- a CDS encoding LysR family transcriptional regulator — its product is MTPSQEDLNLLIVFEALMETRSVSKAGEQLHLSQPSMSHALSKMRKAFDDPMFVRVKNEMQPTLRAQEVAEPIRQALELARQHIFSKVALDLRTSSRIFTICMTDVGETCYLPLLINAVRKQAPGVRLRTVSPIVEKLKVGLESGGVDLAVGYFPDITSGGVFQQRLLRNSGFLCITGDRELAARGELDIASFQAAEHIAVRTEGRSQEVIEKAMAAMGVQRNVVATVPHYLGLLTIIPQTELTAIIPMDLASAFDGKEGITAIPLPFASPSVEIIQIWHRRHHQDPAHRWLRTLVRDTLQRRC
- a CDS encoding IS5 family transposase (programmed frameshift) — translated: MAVMRYVLRDGQWTRMSPLCLGKVGDRGRSGSNNRLFLEAVLWITRTGSPWRDLPPEFGKWSTVLKRFRDWVKADVFQKLFDAVSDQPHMEYVMLDATMVRVHRHGKGAKEGLRAKAIGRSRGGLTTKILALTDTLGNLIRFVLRPGQRHDLQGVEQLLEGIDLLALLADKAFDADWLEQRLLAQGFQVVIAHKSNRREPLQIDIEVYKWRHLIENFFCKLKEFKRIAMRCDKTDSSFAAVITLVSAVINSR
- a CDS encoding thiamine pyrophosphate-binding protein; amino-acid sequence: MNSMQPVPLRRDIPLPGNDTDSLWASDAIAEMIRALDIPYVLLNPGSSFRGLHDSLVNHLGNINPQMLVVLHEEHAVAIAHGYAKVTGKPLAAIVHSNVGLMHASMAIFNAWVDRVPVMVLGATGPVDAAKRRPWIDWMHTAQDQGALVRDFTKWDAQPASVVASYEALLRAKQIALTAPSGPTYVCFDVSLQETRIDAIPPLPNVSRYEVASPAVPGKEDLEKAAELLSSATRPVILMGRVSRSSESWRHRIQLAEKLNAEVLTDLRAGASFPTDHELHAAVPGVFLSPEAAATLRAADVVLSLDWYDLNGTLQQAWRGESVSAKVIQVSLDHYSHRGWSMDHQGLPPVDVFMPVEPDVAVPLLSAACNRRSVATRPSKTVAAKLPALQDGTISIAMVADALRRAAGEQPVTLIRVPLGWSGEMGHFRDPLDYLGMDGGAGIGSGPGMAVGAALALRDTDRLPVLMTGDGDYLMGLTALWTAANAGIPLLTVVCNNCSFFNDELHQERVARDRDRPVQNRWIGQRIGDPDPDLAALARGLGLQGFGPTTNPAMLDEILARAVAAVRAGSTVVVDVRVTPGYSAAMTSGMTRSHEDHEGSQA